One window from the genome of Kaistella carnis encodes:
- a CDS encoding MGH1-like glycoside hydrolase domain-containing protein, with protein MTTEKERMLDKNWKTWGPYLSNRQWGTVREDYSHNGNAWGYTTYSDAIGRTYRWSEDGIAGICDNKQKICFAFSFWNRKDKMIKERFFGLSNHEGNHGEDIKEIFYYLDNTPTHSYMKMVYKYPINEFPYDDLIAENGRRSKHESEYELVDTGIFNDDRYFDIFIEYAKINHDDYLIRVTVKNRSGQKAPLVILPTIWFRNNWSWGHGEYEPQLKSSASGDIEIHHESLPVIKLYSRDQNTEALFCNNESNPAIISGASSEPRYYKDGINNFLVHNDKDAMNPDKTGTKACFVINTEIDAGGSQSFDFRLSPHDMENAFFDFDDVFSLRQKEADEFYGEIQKEITDEEEKMIQRQAFAGLLWNKQFYHYNVSKWLKGDPKFDAPRNLDHHVRNLEWEHMQNKDIISMPDKWEYPWFATWDLAFHCVPYAILDSGFAKHQLKLLTKEWYIHPNGQLPAYEWDFSDVNPPVHAWSTFRVFKIDQMINGKPDVPFLESVFQKLLLNFTWWVNRKDKNGNNVFGGGFLGLDNIGAFDRNMEFKNGDHLEQADGTSWMAMYALNMMRISMELSLYNPIYEDMAIKFFEHYLYIAEAMDNLGETKNGLWNEEDGFFYDLLQLNNGDSVSLKLRSIVGLIPMFAVEVVEHTLLEKLPNFRKRMDWILKNKPELANLVSHWEVEGKGGKHLMSVLRKTRLTRILQRMADEKEFLSPYGIRSMSKVYEDNPYTFSVDGKDFKVKYTPAESDSSMFGGNSNWRGPIWFPINFLIVESLQRFHYYYGDSLQIEYPTNSGESRNLDFVATDLSKRLYSIFSKDEHGNRPFNGGNDLLNHNEFFKNYMMFHEYFNGDTGEGIGASHQTGWTATIAKLIQPRMGSRSR; from the coding sequence ATGACGACGGAGAAAGAGAGAATGCTCGATAAGAATTGGAAAACCTGGGGACCTTATCTCAGCAACAGACAGTGGGGAACGGTGCGTGAGGATTATAGCCATAATGGAAACGCCTGGGGTTACACGACTTACAGCGACGCTATTGGCCGAACTTACCGATGGAGCGAAGATGGAATTGCCGGGATTTGTGATAACAAACAAAAGATTTGTTTTGCCTTTTCTTTTTGGAACCGCAAAGATAAAATGATTAAGGAACGGTTTTTCGGCTTGAGCAATCACGAAGGTAATCATGGGGAAGACATTAAGGAAATTTTCTATTATTTAGACAATACGCCTACGCATTCCTACATGAAAATGGTGTATAAATATCCGATCAATGAATTTCCTTACGACGATTTAATTGCGGAAAATGGCCGACGATCTAAACATGAGTCAGAATATGAATTGGTAGATACCGGGATTTTTAATGATGATCGTTATTTTGATATTTTCATTGAATATGCTAAAATAAATCATGATGATTATTTAATTCGTGTCACTGTAAAAAACAGAAGCGGACAAAAAGCACCCTTGGTTATTCTTCCAACGATTTGGTTTAGAAACAACTGGAGTTGGGGTCACGGAGAATATGAACCTCAACTAAAATCTTCGGCGAGTGGCGACATTGAAATTCATCATGAATCTTTGCCGGTTATAAAACTGTATTCAAGAGATCAAAATACAGAAGCACTTTTTTGTAATAATGAAAGTAATCCCGCAATCATTTCCGGTGCAAGCAGCGAACCAAGATACTATAAAGACGGTATAAATAATTTCTTAGTTCATAACGACAAAGATGCAATGAACCCTGACAAAACGGGAACGAAAGCCTGTTTCGTAATCAATACAGAAATCGACGCTGGCGGAAGTCAATCTTTCGATTTCCGATTGAGTCCACATGATATGGAAAATGCCTTCTTTGACTTCGACGATGTTTTTAGTTTAAGACAAAAAGAAGCCGATGAATTTTACGGTGAAATCCAAAAAGAGATTACGGATGAAGAAGAAAAAATGATTCAAAGACAGGCATTTGCAGGTTTACTTTGGAACAAACAATTCTATCATTATAATGTTTCTAAGTGGTTGAAAGGAGATCCTAAATTTGATGCACCGAGAAACCTGGACCATCACGTGCGAAATTTGGAATGGGAACATATGCAGAATAAGGATATTATTTCGATGCCTGATAAGTGGGAATATCCTTGGTTTGCGACTTGGGATCTGGCTTTTCACTGTGTACCTTATGCTATTTTAGATTCCGGTTTTGCAAAACATCAATTAAAATTGTTGACGAAAGAATGGTATATTCATCCGAATGGGCAGTTGCCGGCGTACGAGTGGGATTTCAGTGATGTAAATCCTCCTGTTCATGCTTGGTCTACTTTCCGGGTTTTTAAAATTGATCAAATGATTAATGGGAAACCTGATGTTCCTTTTTTGGAAAGTGTTTTTCAAAAATTACTATTGAATTTCACCTGGTGGGTTAACCGAAAAGATAAAAACGGAAATAATGTTTTTGGTGGCGGATTTTTAGGGTTGGATAATATTGGGGCCTTTGACCGAAATATGGAATTCAAAAACGGAGACCATTTAGAGCAAGCCGACGGGACAAGTTGGATGGCGATGTACGCTTTGAATATGATGCGGATTTCAATGGAACTGTCTCTTTATAATCCGATTTATGAAGATATGGCGATTAAGTTTTTCGAACATTACTTATATATTGCCGAAGCCATGGATAATCTGGGGGAAACTAAAAATGGTCTGTGGAACGAAGAAGATGGCTTTTTCTACGACCTTCTGCAATTGAATAACGGTGATTCTGTTTCTCTAAAACTGCGAAGCATTGTGGGCCTTATACCAATGTTTGCGGTGGAAGTTGTAGAACATACTTTACTTGAAAAACTCCCTAATTTCCGCAAGAGAATGGATTGGATTCTGAAGAACAAGCCGGAACTCGCTAATTTAGTTTCCCACTGGGAAGTGGAGGGTAAAGGTGGAAAACACTTAATGAGCGTATTAAGGAAAACCAGGTTGACCCGAATTCTGCAGCGAATGGCTGACGAAAAGGAATTTCTCTCTCCCTACGGCATTAGATCGATGTCCAAAGTTTATGAAGATAATCCTTACACCTTTTCAGTCGATGGAAAAGATTTCAAAGTGAAATATACTCCCGCTGAAAGTGACAGCAGCATGTTCGGCGGAAACAGCAACTGGCGCGGTCCGATTTGGTTCCCAATTAACTTCCTGATTGTAGAAAGTTTACAGCGTTTCCATTATTATTATGGCGACAGTTTGCAAATCGAATATCCGACCAACAGCGGTGAAAGTCGCAATCTTGATTTTGTGGCGACCGATTTAAGCAAACGACTCTACTCTATTTTCAGTAAAGATGAACATGGAAACCGACCTTTCAATGGTGGAAATGATTTATTAAATCACAATGAATTCTTTAAAAATTACATGATGTTTCACGAATATTTCAATGGCGATACCGGCGAAGGAATTGGTGCCTCTCACCAAACCGGCTGGACGGCGACGATTGCGAAATTGATTCAACCGAGAATGGGCTCGAGGTCGAGATAA
- a CDS encoding PIN domain-containing protein, whose protein sequence is MKVNGVLLDTSFFIRFLNDEDPLFKNAMDYYRYFLNKEIKMYISTISIAEYCVGGSITELPLRNLAILPFNLNHATKTGEIARIVFTKKGKLKLTERNIIPNDSKLFSQADVEMTIEYYLSSDSESLKIYDLLKDEGKVLNFNFIDLLTPPNEYFGYLNF, encoded by the coding sequence ATGAAAGTTAATGGAGTTTTATTAGATACAAGTTTTTTTATAAGATTTTTAAATGATGAAGATCCATTATTTAAAAATGCTATGGATTATTATAGATATTTTTTGAATAAAGAAATCAAAATGTATATCTCAACGATCTCTATTGCAGAATACTGTGTGGGAGGGTCGATAACAGAACTGCCATTAAGAAACTTAGCAATTTTACCCTTCAATCTAAATCATGCGACCAAAACCGGAGAGATTGCGAGAATAGTATTCACTAAAAAGGGAAAGTTAAAACTTACCGAAAGAAATATTATCCCTAATGATTCCAAATTATTTTCCCAAGCAGATGTAGAGATGACAATAGAATATTATTTATCTTCTGACAGTGAAAGTCTTAAAATATATGATTTATTAAAAGATGAAGGTAAAGTTTTAAATTTTAATTTTATTGATTTGCTTACTCCGCCAAATGAATATTTCGGATATCTAAATTTTTAG
- a CDS encoding OsmC family protein: MKITLNRINEDYLFECTNSLGNKILLDNTSQSEGTKGVSPMETILMAVAGCSGIDMVSILKKQRQEITKFSAEVVGERIEIDEAKPFKTITVSFHLEGNIDPKKAERAAALSFEKYCSVSKTMEPNVTVNYEVFVNGEKVGQV; the protein is encoded by the coding sequence ATGAAAATTACCCTAAATAGAATCAACGAGGATTATTTATTTGAATGCACCAATTCGTTGGGCAACAAAATCCTTTTAGACAATACCTCACAATCAGAAGGAACAAAAGGGGTTTCTCCGATGGAAACTATTCTGATGGCCGTGGCAGGTTGTAGCGGAATCGATATGGTTTCAATCTTAAAAAAGCAAAGACAGGAAATCACGAAGTTTTCCGCAGAAGTTGTGGGTGAAAGAATTGAGATTGACGAAGCAAAACCATTCAAAACAATTACGGTTTCTTTTCATCTTGAAGGAAATATCGATCCCAAAAAAGCAGAACGTGCCGCTGCACTTTCATTTGAAAAATACTGTTCTGTTTCAAAAACCATGGAGCCGAATGTAACGGTGAATTATGAGGTTTTTGTGAATGGTGAGAAAGTGGGACAAGTGTAA
- a CDS encoding DUF58 domain-containing protein — protein sequence MRNLYINNRFFFTLFGVGFTYILAFFFPVLMLVAHGLLTLVVIAFIVDYMLLFNQKNAVQAQRILPEKLSNGDQNSIKIDIKNNYPFTIKTKVIDEIPFQFQKRDFNIERTIEKNKNILFEYILEPKERGEYSFGNLNVFAESPLGLVSKRFTFQKEAMLPSYPSFIHLRKYELMALQNEFLLGGIKKIRKLGHTMEFEQIKEYVPGDDVRTINWKATSKRNQLMVNQFQDEKSQRIFMLIDNGRTMQMPFNGLSLLDYSINATMALSHIILKKNDRAGMMTFSKKTEHKVAADNKSGQLRKISEALYNIQTNSYESDFSRLYQDVKYTIGQRSLILLFTNFETLDAVNRQMKYLRGIAKNHLLVIIFFKNSELQSLINTNPENIQEVYDEIIAEKFEYEKKLIIQELRKYGIYTVYTLPENLNIEVINKYLEIKARGIL from the coding sequence ATGAGGAATTTGTACATCAATAACCGTTTTTTCTTCACGCTTTTTGGCGTGGGATTTACTTATATTCTGGCTTTTTTCTTTCCGGTGTTGATGTTGGTTGCGCATGGTTTATTGACTTTGGTGGTGATCGCTTTCATTGTGGATTACATGCTTCTTTTTAATCAAAAAAATGCAGTTCAGGCACAGAGGATTTTACCGGAGAAGTTATCAAACGGCGATCAGAACTCAATAAAAATAGATATTAAAAATAATTATCCATTTACCATTAAAACCAAAGTGATTGATGAAATTCCGTTTCAATTTCAGAAGCGTGATTTTAATATTGAAAGAACTATTGAGAAAAATAAAAACATCCTTTTTGAATATATTCTGGAACCGAAAGAACGCGGTGAATATAGTTTTGGAAACCTCAATGTTTTTGCGGAATCGCCTTTAGGATTGGTTTCTAAGAGATTTACTTTTCAAAAAGAAGCGATGCTGCCGAGTTATCCGTCGTTTATTCATTTAAGAAAATATGAATTGATGGCGCTTCAAAACGAGTTTCTATTGGGTGGAATTAAAAAGATCCGGAAACTCGGTCACACCATGGAGTTCGAACAAATCAAAGAATATGTTCCCGGCGATGATGTGCGAACGATTAACTGGAAAGCGACTTCGAAACGAAATCAGTTGATGGTGAATCAGTTTCAGGATGAGAAATCACAACGGATTTTTATGCTGATTGATAATGGAAGAACGATGCAAATGCCTTTTAATGGTTTGAGTTTACTCGATTATTCGATTAATGCAACCATGGCTTTAAGTCACATTATTCTTAAAAAAAATGACCGCGCCGGAATGATGACCTTCTCCAAAAAAACAGAACATAAAGTTGCGGCAGATAATAAATCGGGCCAGTTGAGAAAGATTTCTGAAGCACTTTATAATATTCAAACCAATTCGTACGAAAGTGATTTTAGCCGTTTATATCAAGATGTAAAATACACGATCGGACAAAGAAGTTTGATTTTGCTTTTCACCAATTTTGAAACTTTGGATGCTGTAAACCGACAAATGAAGTATCTGCGTGGAATTGCAAAAAACCATTTGTTGGTAATTATTTTCTTTAAAAACTCTGAACTTCAAAGTTTAATTAATACCAATCCGGAGAACATTCAGGAAGTGTACGATGAGATTATTGCGGAGAAATTTGAGTATGAAAAGAAATTAATTATTCAGGAACTTCGGAAATATGGAATTTACACGGTTTATACTTTACCCGAAAATTTGAATATTGAAGTCATTAATAAATATTTGGAAATTAAAGCGAGAGGAATTCTTTAA
- a CDS encoding AAA family ATPase, which translates to MENFENQNQENINTEFHSRLDMTELQQSLEQVKAEIGKVIIGQESMIEHLLVALLSNGHVLIEGVPGVAKTITAKLLAKTIDVGFSRIQFTPDLMPSDILGTSIFNVKNSEFEFKKGPIFSSFILIDEINRSPAKTQAALFEVMEERQITMDGKQYEMQEPFLVVATQNPIEHEGTYRLPEAQLDRFLFKINVGYPNLTQEVQIIKNQHENRLEDKSDAVQRVISGAQLKTYQNLVKDVVVETQLLEYIAKIIVNTRENQFLYLGASPRASLALLTASKSFAAVRGRDFVTPEDIKEASYAVLRHRVMVSPEREMEGLTADEIIRQILEAIEIPR; encoded by the coding sequence ATGGAAAATTTTGAAAATCAAAATCAAGAAAATATAAATACAGAGTTTCATTCCCGATTGGATATGACCGAACTTCAGCAAAGTTTGGAACAGGTAAAAGCGGAAATCGGCAAAGTGATTATCGGTCAAGAATCGATGATTGAACATTTATTGGTCGCACTTTTATCGAATGGTCATGTTTTGATTGAAGGTGTTCCGGGCGTGGCGAAAACGATTACGGCAAAATTGTTGGCAAAAACGATCGATGTTGGTTTCAGTAGAATTCAGTTTACACCAGATTTAATGCCGTCTGATATTTTGGGAACTTCTATTTTCAATGTTAAAAATTCTGAGTTCGAATTTAAAAAAGGACCTATATTTTCCAGTTTTATTTTGATTGACGAAATCAACCGTTCGCCCGCGAAAACGCAAGCCGCTTTATTTGAGGTGATGGAAGAACGTCAAATCACAATGGACGGAAAGCAATACGAAATGCAGGAACCTTTCCTTGTTGTGGCAACTCAAAATCCAATCGAACACGAAGGAACGTATCGTTTACCAGAAGCGCAACTCGACCGTTTTCTTTTTAAAATAAATGTCGGATATCCGAATCTTACGCAAGAAGTACAGATCATTAAAAACCAACACGAAAACCGATTAGAAGATAAATCAGATGCCGTGCAGAGAGTGATTTCCGGAGCACAGTTGAAAACGTATCAGAATTTGGTAAAAGACGTTGTTGTAGAAACTCAGTTGTTAGAATATATTGCGAAAATTATTGTGAACACGAGAGAAAATCAATTCCTTTATTTGGGTGCGTCTCCGAGAGCGAGTTTGGCTTTATTGACGGCTTCTAAATCATTTGCTGCAGTTCGTGGACGAGATTTCGTAACGCCGGAAGATATCAAAGAAGCAAGTTACGCCGTTCTTCGCCACCGAGTCATGGTTTCCCCAGAACGCGAAATGGAAGGATTAACTGCGGATGAAATTATTCGCCAGATTTTGGAGGCGATTGAAATTCCGAGATAG
- a CDS encoding DUF4350 domain-containing protein, which translates to MNKTFKLYGLIFIIVMAVLALLELSKSDVTDWRKNFDVNEKSPFGLYIFSKEANHLLNDKVKRTDLSPYDFYKTQKLKPHNILIIESKLDSESWNKIFENVEKGSDVMVISDFFHQSISDSLGFSLSTISYEDFNLLLLTDNKFAADSLKLDKLPSGKGFELISKDHEILGKEESDSKMANFIKVNHGKGHLYLHSEPLILTNYYLLKPGNEKYVQDVFSYLPDRETVWFSGDNKNVAESRSPLRFILANPGLRYAWWLLLAGLLLFIIFNAKRKQRIVPIIEPKKNKSVEFVKSIGNLYLQEGDFHDMMAKKAQYFLNRVRMDLLIDTKDLDEKFIHLLHLKTGKSVEKIKEATELIKKGQDPYASVMQSDLIKMNKLLDEILL; encoded by the coding sequence ATGAATAAAACGTTCAAATTATATGGTTTAATTTTCATCATCGTGATGGCAGTTTTGGCGTTGCTGGAACTCAGTAAATCCGATGTGACCGATTGGCGTAAGAATTTTGATGTGAATGAAAAATCGCCTTTTGGATTGTATATCTTTAGCAAAGAAGCGAATCATCTTTTGAATGATAAGGTAAAGCGAACCGATCTTTCGCCTTATGATTTCTATAAAACTCAAAAATTAAAACCTCATAATATTTTAATTATCGAATCTAAACTGGATTCGGAATCCTGGAATAAAATTTTTGAGAACGTAGAAAAAGGGTCGGATGTGATGGTGATTTCGGATTTCTTTCATCAGAGTATTTCTGATTCTTTAGGTTTCTCGTTGTCGACGATCAGTTATGAAGATTTTAATTTGTTATTACTGACCGATAATAAATTTGCGGCTGATTCTTTAAAGTTAGATAAATTGCCCTCCGGAAAAGGATTTGAATTGATTTCAAAAGATCACGAAATTTTAGGAAAGGAAGAAAGTGATAGCAAAATGGCTAATTTCATTAAAGTCAATCATGGAAAAGGTCATCTTTATTTGCATTCAGAACCGTTGATTTTAACCAACTATTATTTGCTAAAGCCCGGCAATGAAAAATATGTTCAGGATGTATTTTCTTATCTTCCTGATCGTGAAACTGTTTGGTTTTCAGGTGATAATAAAAATGTAGCCGAATCCCGTTCACCCTTGCGATTTATTTTGGCAAATCCTGGTTTGCGTTATGCTTGGTGGTTATTATTAGCCGGACTTTTACTGTTCATCATTTTTAATGCAAAACGCAAACAGAGAATTGTTCCGATCATCGAACCGAAGAAAAATAAATCCGTTGAGTTTGTAAAAAGCATCGGGAATCTATATTTACAGGAAGGTGATTTCCACGATATGATGGCGAAGAAAGCACAATATTTCCTCAATCGCGTCCGAATGGATTTGTTGATTGACACCAAAGATTTAGATGAAAAGTTCATTCATCTTCTTCATTTGAAAACTGGTAAAAGTGTAGAAAAAATTAAGGAAGCGACCGAATTAATTAAGAAAGGTCAAGATCCTTATGCAAGCGTGATGCAGTCAGATTTAATAAAAATGAATAAATTGTTAGACGAGATTTTACTGTAA
- a CDS encoding DUF4129 domain-containing protein, whose protein sequence is MKFRIFLFFFILQFISGNSQELPPPPISHIKDSAEVPYNEQFYSDSILLKKPTTDNIVFPKSFEDKFQSKYKGSDYDYTTIKPRESLWQKIQKRIKKILEAIFGKVDPSKTGKYAENIMRIFAVIIIAFVLYFLIKFLLGKDGNFFFSKKNKKINIENQDLQENIHEINFSESIEKFERQKDYRSAVRYQFLLVLKKLADKKLINWNPEKTNKDYLSELKSNDLKTTFKDLAYIFDYVWYGEFEVNEESYAQFKEKFLNFKI, encoded by the coding sequence ATGAAATTTAGGATATTCCTCTTCTTTTTTATCTTGCAATTTATATCCGGAAATTCTCAGGAACTTCCGCCACCGCCAATTTCCCATATTAAAGATTCTGCTGAAGTTCCCTATAACGAGCAATTTTACAGCGATTCTATTTTACTCAAAAAACCTACAACTGATAATATTGTTTTCCCTAAAAGTTTTGAGGATAAATTTCAATCCAAATACAAAGGTTCAGATTACGATTACACCACCATAAAACCCAGAGAATCGCTTTGGCAAAAGATTCAGAAAAGAATAAAGAAAATTCTGGAAGCAATCTTTGGTAAAGTTGATCCCAGCAAAACCGGAAAGTACGCTGAGAATATTATGCGGATTTTCGCGGTCATCATTATCGCTTTTGTCCTTTATTTTTTAATTAAATTTTTACTGGGCAAAGACGGAAATTTCTTTTTCAGTAAAAAGAATAAGAAAATCAATATCGAGAATCAGGATCTTCAGGAAAATATTCATGAAATTAATTTCAGTGAAAGCATCGAGAAATTTGAAAGACAGAAAGATTACCGTTCTGCCGTTCGTTATCAGTTTTTATTGGTTTTAAAGAAACTGGCAGATAAAAAACTCATCAATTGGAATCCCGAGAAAACAAATAAAGATTATTTATCAGAGTTAAAATCCAATGATTTAAAAACGACGTTCAAAGATTTGGCTTATATTTTCGATTACGTTTGGTATGGCGAATTTGAAGTTAACGAAGAGAGTTACGCTCAATTCAAAGAGAAGTTTTTAAATTTTAAGATATAG
- a CDS encoding DUF4013 domain-containing protein, producing the protein MMQFYQKRDFGQFISDTFAFFKEHGKNYFKNYLLINGILLILMVIIFVFGYRELFSQMMGSNTSGQNYYFEAYFQENSAMLILVSTIVFVLFLAVTMVSYSYPILYLKRLTETGNKNIKADDILSDLKNNIGRFLILFLGLFFIVTPLAMIVFGLTVVLMFILIGFFLLILLGPALMNVVNFLMFDYFNTKKGFFESLSYAVRAQFSYKNGREKSPFWKYWGSTIVMYFIIQVVASIFTMIPMMFIFGGMMTIPQTGELQQNPFEGPMGIFIFILYGVSLLFSFLMINVIFVNSGLQYYDSRTDLHRKVDLSEIDTIGTHEI; encoded by the coding sequence ATGATGCAATTTTATCAGAAACGGGACTTCGGCCAATTCATTAGCGATACGTTTGCTTTTTTTAAAGAGCACGGAAAAAACTATTTCAAAAATTATCTTTTGATCAATGGGATTTTATTAATTCTGATGGTTATTATTTTCGTTTTTGGATATCGGGAATTGTTCTCGCAAATGATGGGTTCCAATACCAGCGGGCAAAACTATTATTTTGAAGCCTACTTTCAAGAAAATTCAGCAATGCTGATTTTAGTTTCTACAATCGTGTTTGTTCTGTTTCTGGCGGTGACGATGGTTTCCTATTCTTATCCGATTCTGTATCTGAAAAGATTGACAGAAACGGGAAATAAGAATATTAAAGCCGACGATATTTTAAGTGATTTAAAAAATAATATCGGACGGTTTCTAATTCTGTTTCTGGGATTATTTTTCATCGTAACTCCTTTAGCAATGATCGTTTTCGGCTTAACGGTGGTTTTAATGTTTATCCTTATCGGATTCTTTTTACTGATATTATTAGGACCTGCTTTAATGAATGTCGTAAATTTTTTAATGTTTGATTATTTCAATACGAAGAAAGGTTTTTTTGAATCTTTGAGTTATGCGGTTAGAGCGCAATTTTCCTATAAAAACGGAAGAGAGAAATCTCCTTTTTGGAAATATTGGGGTTCAACGATCGTGATGTATTTTATTATTCAAGTAGTTGCTTCGATTTTCACCATGATTCCGATGATGTTTATATTTGGTGGAATGATGACTATTCCTCAAACTGGAGAATTGCAGCAAAATCCCTTTGAAGGTCCGATGGGAATTTTCATTTTCATATTGTATGGCGTGTCGCTTTTATTTTCATTTTTAATGATTAACGTGATTTTTGTAAACTCCGGATTGCAGTATTATGACAGCCGAACAGACCTTCACCGCAAAGTGGACTTATCAGAAATCGACACGATTGGCACCCATGAAATTTAG
- a CDS encoding stage II sporulation protein M encodes MREVAFIKQNKEKWLGIEQVIAGKVKKNPDDLSSLYINLVNDLSFAQTYYPKSKTTVYLNNLSSLIFQRIYKTKRTEQNRLFEFFKTEVPLLVHHYRRYLFYAFGFFILFALIGFISAYYDKEFVRIILGDEYVNKTIENIEKGNAVGVYQQGSNWGSAIAIIFNNLKVGAVLFIYGVFGGVGTLYALLQNSIMLGAFQYFFHEHGALKESASGIWLHGVFEIFSMVVEAMAGLILGASILFPKTYSRFNSFKLGFKDAFKIFLSTVPFTIVAGIIEGYVTRYALVMPGIINGILIFGTLSLIGYYYFIYPYLVAKKSKIHDAILSETGLRPIH; translated from the coding sequence ATGAGAGAGGTTGCGTTTATCAAACAAAATAAAGAAAAATGGTTGGGAATCGAGCAGGTTATCGCAGGAAAAGTCAAAAAAAATCCCGATGATCTTTCTTCGCTGTACATTAATTTGGTGAATGACTTGTCGTTTGCGCAAACTTATTACCCGAAAAGTAAAACGACGGTTTACCTAAACAATCTTTCTTCACTTATTTTCCAAAGAATTTATAAAACCAAAAGAACAGAACAAAACCGTTTGTTTGAGTTCTTTAAAACTGAGGTTCCGCTTTTGGTTCATCACTATCGAAGGTATTTATTTTATGCCTTTGGATTCTTTATTTTATTTGCTTTAATTGGTTTTATTTCAGCGTATTACGATAAAGAATTTGTAAGAATTATTTTGGGTGATGAGTACGTCAACAAAACGATTGAGAACATTGAAAAAGGAAATGCAGTCGGCGTTTATCAGCAAGGTTCCAATTGGGGAAGTGCCATTGCTATTATTTTTAATAATCTAAAAGTCGGAGCTGTTCTTTTTATCTACGGCGTTTTCGGTGGCGTAGGAACGTTGTATGCGTTGTTGCAAAACAGTATTATGCTCGGAGCGTTTCAATATTTTTTTCATGAACATGGAGCGTTGAAAGAAAGTGCGAGCGGAATTTGGCTTCACGGTGTTTTCGAAATTTTCAGCATGGTTGTGGAAGCGATGGCAGGTTTAATTTTAGGCGCTTCGATTTTATTTCCAAAAACTTATTCGCGATTTAATTCCTTTAAATTAGGTTTTAAAGATGCCTTTAAAATATTTTTAAGTACTGTTCCATTTACGATTGTCGCGGGAATTATTGAGGGTTATGTCACCAGATATGCGTTGGTAATGCCTGGCATAATTAATGGAATTCTCATTTTTGGAACCCTTTCTTTAATCGGTTATTATTATTTTATCTATCCTTATTTAGTAGCAAAAAAATCAAAAATACATGATGCAATTTTATCAGAAACGGGACTTCGGCCAATTCATTAG
- a CDS encoding RDD family protein, whose product MSLIAINTSQNVNINFSTASIGERILAFVIDLLIKGAYVFTLFWFLFRVFNFGSYMDGLDNWSQMSVYIILTIPIHIYTLVSESLMEGQTFGKKLVKIKVVKIDGFQASFGDYLMRWFFRLIDVYSNSGVVGLISMIVSKNNQRLGDMASGTAVISLKNRVNISHTILENLKEDYVPLFPQVIALTDNDVRIIKENYQKALKIDDRQVVSKLSTKIKEILKLEIDPTKMTERQFISVVIKDYNFYTGKDL is encoded by the coding sequence ATGTCGCTGATCGCTATAAATACTTCACAAAATGTAAATATTAATTTCAGTACCGCAAGTATTGGCGAGCGAATTTTGGCTTTTGTCATTGATCTCCTTATCAAAGGGGCGTACGTATTTACGCTTTTTTGGTTCCTGTTCCGTGTATTTAATTTCGGTTCCTATATGGACGGGCTCGATAATTGGTCGCAAATGTCTGTGTACATTATCCTTACAATCCCAATCCACATTTACACCTTAGTCAGCGAAAGTTTGATGGAAGGTCAAACTTTTGGAAAGAAACTGGTGAAAATAAAAGTGGTGAAAATCGATGGATTCCAGGCAAGTTTTGGGGACTATCTGATGCGGTGGTTTTTCCGGTTGATCGATGTTTATTCCAACTCCGGCGTGGTCGGATTAATCAGTATGATCGTTTCAAAAAACAATCAAAGGTTGGGCGATATGGCTTCCGGGACGGCCGTTATTTCCTTAAAAAATCGCGTCAATATTTCGCATACCATTTTAGAAAACCTGAAAGAAGATTACGTTCCACTTTTCCCGCAAGTGATAGCATTGACCGATAACGACGTGAGAATCATCAAGGAAAATTATCAAAAAGCCCTGAAAATTGATGACCGACAAGTGGTTTCAAAACTCTCCACAAAAATCAAAGAAATCCTGAAATTAGAAATCGATCCCACCAAAATGACAGAACGGCAATTCATCAGCGTCGTCATCAAAGACTACAATTTCTACACGGGAAAAGATTTGTAA